A single region of the Streptomyces sp. NBC_01803 genome encodes:
- the rsmG gene encoding 16S rRNA (guanine(527)-N(7))-methyltransferase RsmG: MSASSAGPAEAGLPEPPPSAHEIFGNRLPDAVRYAELLADIGVRRGLIGPREVPRLWERHLLNCAVLSEAVPEQVTVCDVGSGAGLPGIPLALVRPDLRITLLEPLLRRTNFLQEVVELLGLDQVTVVRGRAEEVLSTFTPVHVVTARAVAPLDRLAGWGVPLLRPYGEMLAIKGDTATDELKNARGALAKLGVVRSAVLQVGAGLVDPPSTVVRVEVGESPGGVRFATKRARAARRDARRSH, from the coding sequence GTGAGCGCGTCGTCGGCGGGCCCGGCCGAGGCCGGGCTGCCCGAGCCGCCCCCGTCGGCTCACGAGATCTTCGGGAACCGGCTGCCCGACGCCGTCCGGTATGCCGAGCTCCTCGCGGACATCGGGGTGCGGCGCGGTCTCATCGGCCCCCGGGAGGTGCCGCGCCTGTGGGAGCGCCACCTGCTGAACTGCGCGGTGCTCTCGGAGGCCGTGCCCGAGCAGGTGACGGTGTGCGACGTGGGCTCGGGAGCCGGGCTGCCCGGCATCCCCCTGGCCCTGGTCCGGCCGGATCTGCGCATCACACTGCTGGAGCCGCTGCTGCGCCGCACTAATTTCCTCCAGGAGGTCGTGGAGCTCCTGGGCCTGGACCAGGTGACCGTGGTGCGCGGCCGGGCCGAGGAGGTGCTGAGCACCTTCACCCCGGTCCACGTGGTGACCGCGCGGGCGGTCGCCCCGCTGGACCGGCTCGCCGGCTGGGGGGTGCCGCTGCTGCGGCCCTATGGCGAGATGCTGGCGATCAAGGGCGACACCGCCACCGACGAGCTGAAGAACGCGCGAGGCGCGCTGGCCAAGCTCGGCGTCGTGCGCAGCGCGGTGCTCCAGGTGGGGGCCGGGCTAGTGGATCCGCCGTCCACCGTGGTGCGGGTGGAGGTCGGGGAGAGCCCCGGCGGGGTGCGGTTCGCCACCAAGCGGGCCAGGGCCGCCCGACGCGACGCTCGCCGTTCCCACTGA
- a CDS encoding ParA family protein, whose translation MAVFDPTKAARVEESEPLRSDANIAGSTADPVPGPRSEPTDAPGGAVDIAPVAPPPPGASPGRAAQQAVEAMYRAGGSLPRPEQTRIMIVANQKGGVGKTTTTVNLAASLALHGARVLVIDLDPQGNASTALGIDHHADVPSIYDVLVESKPLAEVVQPVRDIEGLFCAPATIDLAGAEIELVSVVARESRLLRAISSYEQPLDYVFIDCPPSLGLLTVNAMVAGAEVVIPIQCEYYALEGLGQLLRNVELVRGHLNPRLHVSTILLTMYDGRTRLASQVADEVRSHFGEEVLRTNIPRSVRISEAPSYGQTVLTYDPGSSGSLSYLEAAREIAVRGAGGGQPRTQRGQHSPMKGAS comes from the coding sequence ATGGCAGTCTTTGACCCCACGAAGGCTGCACGTGTCGAGGAGAGTGAACCATTGCGGTCCGACGCCAATATCGCCGGGTCGACGGCCGATCCGGTCCCCGGCCCTCGGTCCGAGCCGACGGACGCTCCCGGGGGCGCGGTCGATATCGCCCCGGTCGCGCCGCCACCCCCGGGCGCATCACCGGGTCGGGCGGCCCAGCAGGCGGTCGAGGCCATGTACCGGGCGGGGGGAAGCCTCCCGAGACCGGAACAGACCCGGATCATGATCGTCGCCAACCAGAAGGGCGGCGTCGGCAAGACCACCACCACGGTCAATCTGGCGGCCTCCCTGGCCCTGCACGGAGCCCGGGTGCTGGTGATCGACCTGGATCCGCAGGGCAATGCCTCGACGGCGCTGGGAATCGACCACCACGCCGATGTGCCCTCCATCTACGACGTGCTCGTGGAGAGTAAGCCCCTCGCCGAGGTGGTCCAGCCGGTCCGCGATATCGAGGGGCTTTTCTGTGCCCCCGCGACCATCGACCTGGCCGGTGCCGAGATCGAGCTGGTGTCTGTGGTGGCCCGCGAGAGCCGGCTGCTGCGGGCCATCAGCTCCTACGAACAGCCGCTGGACTACGTCTTCATCGACTGCCCCCCGTCCCTCGGGCTGCTCACCGTGAACGCCATGGTGGCCGGCGCCGAGGTGGTCATTCCGATCCAGTGCGAGTACTACGCGCTGGAGGGCCTGGGCCAGCTCCTGCGGAACGTGGAGCTGGTGCGGGGCCACCTCAACCCCCGGCTCCATGTCTCGACCATCCTGCTGACGATGTACGACGGGAGGACCCGGCTTGCCTCGCAGGTGGCGGACGAGGTCCGGAGCCATTTCGGTGAGGAGGTTCTCCGGACCAACATCCCGCGCTCGGTGCGGATCTCGGAGGCGCCGAGCTATGGACAGACGGTCCTCACCTACGACCCGGGATCCAGCGGATCGCTCTCCTATCTGGAGGCGGCGCGGGAGATCGCGGTGCGCGGAGCGGGTGGCGGCCAGCCCCGGACGCAGCGGGGACAGCACAGCCCGATGAAGGGGGCGTCGTGA
- the rpmH gene encoding 50S ribosomal protein L34, with protein MSKRTFQPNNRRRAKTHGFRLRMRTRAGRAIIATRRSKGRARLSA; from the coding sequence ATGAGCAAGCGCACTTTCCAGCCGAACAACCGGCGCCGGGCCAAGACCCATGGCTTCCGGCTGCGGATGCGGACGCGGGCCGGCCGCGCCATCATCGCCACCCGTCGTAGCAAGGGCCGCGCCCGCCTGTCGGCCTGA
- the trxB gene encoding thioredoxin-disulfide reductase has protein sequence MSDVRNVIIIGSGPAGYTAALYTARASLSPLVFEGSVTAGGALMNTTEVENFPGFKDGIMGPDLMENMRAQAERFGAELVADDIVSVDFSGEIKLVTDSEGTVHRAKAVIVTTGSQHRKLGLPNEDELSGRGVSYCATCDGFFFREQDIAVIGGGDTAMEEATFLSRFARTVSIVHRRDALRASAAMQERAFADPKIKFVWESEVAEIHGTDGKLSGLTLRNTGTGETSALPVTGLFVAIGHDPRVDLFKGQLDLDAEGYLSVHAPTTRTNIPGVFAAGDVVDHTYRQAITAAGTGCSAALDAERYLAALADAESITSDVQV, from the coding sequence GTGAGCGACGTCCGCAACGTGATCATCATCGGCTCCGGACCTGCGGGCTACACCGCCGCTCTCTACACGGCTCGTGCTTCGCTCAGCCCGCTCGTCTTCGAAGGCTCGGTCACCGCGGGCGGCGCCCTCATGAACACCACCGAGGTCGAGAACTTTCCCGGCTTCAAGGACGGGATCATGGGGCCCGATCTGATGGAGAACATGCGGGCCCAGGCCGAGCGCTTCGGTGCGGAGCTGGTCGCGGACGACATCGTGTCGGTCGACTTCAGCGGCGAGATCAAGCTCGTGACCGACAGCGAGGGCACGGTGCACCGGGCCAAGGCCGTCATCGTGACGACCGGCTCCCAGCACCGCAAGTTGGGGCTGCCGAACGAGGACGAGCTCTCCGGCCGCGGCGTGTCCTACTGCGCGACCTGCGACGGCTTCTTCTTCCGCGAGCAGGACATCGCGGTGATCGGTGGCGGCGACACCGCCATGGAGGAGGCCACCTTCCTCAGCCGCTTCGCCCGGACCGTCAGCATCGTCCACCGACGGGACGCCCTGCGGGCCTCGGCTGCCATGCAGGAGCGTGCCTTCGCCGACCCGAAGATCAAATTCGTCTGGGAGAGCGAGGTGGCCGAGATCCATGGCACCGACGGCAAGCTCTCGGGGCTGACGCTGAGGAACACCGGGACCGGCGAGACGTCCGCCCTCCCGGTGACGGGACTCTTCGTCGCCATCGGACACGACCCCCGCGTCGATCTCTTCAAGGGACAGCTTGACCTGGACGCCGAGGGGTACCTGAGCGTGCACGCCCCCACCACGCGCACCAACATCCCCGGTGTCTTCGCCGCCGGAGATGTCGTTGACCACACGTACCGTCAGGCGATCACCGCGGCCGGCACCGGGTGCTCCGCCGCGCTGGACGCCGAGCGGTATCTCGCCGCCCTGGCCGACGCCGAGTCGATCACGTCAGACGTCCAGGTCTGA
- the rnpA gene encoding ribonuclease P protein component, whose translation MLPSENRLRRREDFATAMRRGRRAGRPHLVVHLSGGTDPHPVEEPVSPPRAGFVVSKAVGNAVVRNRVQRRLRHLMRDRVARLPAGSLVVVRALPGAGDAAYAQLARELDAALERLLGGVRT comes from the coding sequence GTGCTGCCCTCCGAGAACCGGCTGAGGCGGCGCGAGGACTTCGCGACCGCGATGCGCCGAGGGCGCAGGGCCGGACGCCCGCACCTCGTCGTCCATCTGAGCGGTGGTACGGACCCGCACCCGGTAGAAGAGCCTGTCTCTCCGCCGCGTGCGGGTTTCGTCGTGAGCAAAGCCGTGGGCAACGCGGTCGTCCGCAATCGCGTGCAGCGGCGCCTGCGGCACCTGATGCGGGACCGAGTGGCCCGGCTGCCCGCCGGTAGCCTGGTGGTCGTGCGGGCCCTGCCGGGTGCGGGCGACGCCGCCTACGCTCAGCTCGCCCGGGAGCTCGACGCCGCGCTGGAGCGGCTGCTGGGAGGGGTACGGACATGA
- the trxA gene encoding thioredoxin: protein MAGATVTATDADFEEKVLQSDKPVLVDFWAEWCGPCRQVAPALEAIAAEHAEKLTVVKLNIDENPVTAAKYGILSIPTMNVYQGGDVVKTIVGAKPKAAIERDLTDFIS from the coding sequence ATGGCTGGTGCCACCGTGACCGCCACTGACGCCGACTTCGAGGAGAAGGTCCTCCAGAGCGACAAGCCGGTGCTGGTCGACTTCTGGGCGGAGTGGTGCGGTCCCTGCCGCCAGGTCGCCCCGGCCCTGGAAGCGATCGCCGCCGAGCACGCCGAGAAGCTCACCGTCGTCAAGCTGAACATCGACGAGAACCCGGTGACCGCCGCCAAGTACGGCATCCTCTCCATCCCGACCATGAACGTCTACCAGGGCGGCGATGTGGTCAAGACGATCGTCGGTGCCAAGCCGAAGGCCGCCATTGAGCGGGATCTGACCGACTTCATCAGCTAG
- a CDS encoding ParB/RepB/Spo0J family partition protein — MTERRRGLGRGLGALIPPAPTGPDEHAVSAIDPGAVSPAAVPVLAPDRAVLIPTAPSAESDGQNGVSRETPFAPSTGAGASGEVAGAHFAELPLDSITPNPRQPREVFDEDALAELVTSIKEVGLLQPVVVRQLSKDRYELIMGERRWRACREAGLDAIPAIIRATDDDKMLLDALLENLHRAQLNPLEEAAAYDQLLRDFKCTHDELAERIGRSRPQVSNTLRLLRLSPAVQRRVAAGVLSAGHARALLSVDDPAEQDRLATRIVAEGLSVRAVEEIVTLQGSVAKQNGARGRGPRAGRRIAPALDSLAGRLSDRFETRVKVDLGQKKGKIIVEFASIEDLERILGQLAPGEGPVLDQHRLEQESDGAEENG, encoded by the coding sequence GTGACCGAACGACGGAGAGGACTCGGCCGCGGGCTCGGTGCGCTGATTCCGCCCGCACCGACGGGTCCGGACGAGCACGCGGTCTCGGCGATCGACCCGGGTGCCGTCTCGCCTGCGGCGGTCCCGGTGCTGGCGCCCGACCGGGCGGTTCTGATCCCCACGGCACCCTCGGCCGAGAGCGACGGGCAGAACGGCGTTTCACGTGAAACGCCGTTCGCCCCGTCCACGGGTGCCGGAGCGAGCGGGGAGGTCGCCGGGGCGCACTTCGCGGAGCTGCCCCTGGACTCGATCACGCCCAACCCGCGCCAGCCGCGTGAGGTCTTCGACGAGGACGCGCTGGCGGAGCTGGTGACGTCCATCAAGGAAGTCGGCCTTCTCCAGCCGGTCGTGGTGCGGCAGTTGAGTAAGGACCGCTACGAGCTCATCATGGGCGAGCGGCGGTGGCGGGCCTGCCGGGAGGCGGGACTGGATGCCATTCCGGCGATCATCCGGGCCACCGACGACGACAAGATGCTCCTGGACGCGCTCCTGGAGAACCTGCACCGAGCCCAGCTGAATCCGCTGGAGGAGGCCGCCGCCTACGACCAGTTGCTGCGGGACTTCAAGTGCACCCACGACGAGCTGGCCGAGCGCATCGGCCGCTCGCGGCCCCAGGTGTCCAACACCCTCCGGCTGCTGCGGTTGTCCCCTGCCGTGCAACGCCGCGTGGCCGCCGGGGTCCTGTCGGCGGGGCACGCTCGGGCTCTGCTGTCGGTCGACGACCCGGCGGAGCAGGACCGGCTGGCCACCCGGATCGTGGCCGAGGGGCTGTCGGTGCGGGCGGTCGAGGAGATCGTCACGCTGCAGGGCTCGGTCGCAAAGCAGAATGGCGCGCGCGGCCGGGGACCACGGGCGGGCCGCCGGATCGCGCCGGCCCTGGACAGCCTCGCCGGCCGGCTATCCGACCGGTTCGAGACCCGGGTCAAGGTCGACCTGGGGCAGAAGAAGGGCAAGATCATCGTCGAGTTCGCCTCGATAGAGGATCTGGAACGAATCCTCGGTCAGTTGGCCCCCGGCGAGGGCCCGGTGCTCGACCAGCACCGGCTTGAGCAGGAGTCCGACGGGGCCGAGGAGAACGGCTGA
- the sigM gene encoding RNA polymerase sigma factor SigM: MGRRLPREPAVDRDKELLDRHVAGDPDAFTELVRLHRDRLWAVALRTLGDREEAADALQDAFVSAYRAAHTFRGQSAVTTWLHRITVNACLDRARKAQSRRTSPMPEPERLEALLEPQESAEVPAERQDLRRELHAALAQLPAEQRAALVLVDMQGYPVAEAARILGTPVGTVKSRCARARARLLPLLRHLHPRAAEDQPARNQAPSPSVPPPRDPGETETVRGGGAPS; this comes from the coding sequence ATGGGCAGACGCCTGCCTCGCGAGCCTGCCGTGGACCGTGACAAGGAGCTCCTGGACCGGCACGTCGCGGGCGATCCCGACGCCTTCACCGAGCTCGTCCGTCTTCACCGCGACCGGCTGTGGGCCGTCGCGCTCCGGACGCTGGGGGACCGGGAGGAGGCGGCCGACGCCCTTCAGGACGCATTCGTCTCGGCCTACCGAGCGGCTCACACCTTCCGCGGCCAGTCCGCCGTCACCACCTGGCTCCACCGCATCACGGTCAACGCCTGCCTGGACCGGGCCCGCAAGGCCCAGAGCCGGCGAACCTCGCCCATGCCGGAGCCGGAGCGGCTGGAAGCCCTGCTGGAGCCCCAGGAATCCGCCGAGGTCCCTGCCGAACGCCAGGACCTGCGGCGCGAATTGCACGCCGCCCTCGCGCAGCTCCCGGCCGAACAGCGCGCCGCTCTGGTCCTCGTGGACATGCAGGGCTATCCCGTCGCCGAGGCCGCCCGTATCCTCGGGACCCCGGTCGGCACGGTGAAGAGCCGCTGCGCCCGCGCCAGAGCGCGACTCCTGCCCCTGCTGCGCCATCTGCATCCCCGGGCCGCGGAGGACCAGCCGGCAAGGAACCAGGCGCCGAGCCCGTCCGTCCCACCACCGAGGGACCCGGGAGAAACCGAGACCGTGCGGGGAGGAGGGGCGCCGTCATGA
- a CDS encoding Jag family protein — protein sequence MTDTTSTAAAEDTDVLTRLEQEGEIAADYLEGLLDIADLDGDIDMDVEGDRAAVSIVADGSARDLQKLVGRDGEVLEALQELTRLAVHRETGERSRLMLDIAGHRARMRERLTALGAETAQRVKESGEPLKLQPMTPFERKVVHDAVAAAGLRSESEGEEPQRCVVVLP from the coding sequence GTGACGGACACGACCTCAACCGCCGCCGCCGAGGACACCGATGTCCTGACCCGCCTGGAGCAGGAGGGTGAGATCGCGGCCGACTACCTTGAGGGGCTTCTCGATATCGCGGACCTCGATGGCGACATCGACATGGACGTGGAGGGCGACCGGGCGGCGGTGTCGATCGTCGCCGACGGCTCGGCCCGCGACCTCCAGAAGCTGGTCGGCCGGGACGGGGAGGTCCTGGAAGCCCTCCAGGAGCTGACCCGCCTGGCCGTGCACCGGGAGACGGGGGAGCGCAGCCGGCTGATGCTCGACATCGCCGGACACCGGGCCCGCATGCGGGAGCGGCTCACCGCCCTGGGAGCGGAGACCGCTCAGCGGGTGAAGGAGTCGGGAGAGCCGCTGAAGCTGCAGCCGATGACCCCGTTCGAGCGCAAGGTCGTGCATGACGCCGTGGCCGCCGCGGGCCTGCGCAGCGAGTCGGAGGGCGAGGAGCCGCAGCGCTGCGTCGTCGTCCTGCCGTGA
- a CDS encoding GNAT family N-acetyltransferase has product MGRQLVPLTLDNLSDLPSPCRACVFWELDPVTGARAERDGHADVEKESWVSSLLSEWGSCGRVLYVDGRPVGFVLYAPPAYVPRSGAFPTSPVSADAVQLITGWIAPGFRRQGLGRTMTQAMAKDLLGRGVRAIEAFGDARSREPMCVLPAEHLLAVGFEITRPHPAFPRLRLELRRAVSWRTDMELALDRLLGGPKPIPALGRS; this is encoded by the coding sequence ATGGGGCGTCAGCTTGTTCCGCTCACCCTGGACAACCTCTCCGACCTGCCGTCTCCCTGCCGCGCCTGCGTCTTCTGGGAGTTGGACCCGGTCACCGGGGCGAGGGCGGAGCGGGACGGCCACGCCGACGTGGAGAAGGAGTCCTGGGTCTCCTCGCTCCTGTCCGAGTGGGGAAGCTGCGGCAGGGTGCTCTATGTGGACGGCCGTCCCGTGGGATTCGTTCTCTACGCGCCCCCCGCGTATGTGCCTCGCTCCGGCGCCTTCCCCACCAGCCCGGTGTCGGCCGACGCGGTGCAGCTGATCACGGGCTGGATCGCCCCCGGATTCCGGCGGCAGGGCCTGGGGCGGACCATGACGCAGGCCATGGCAAAGGATCTGCTGGGGCGCGGGGTGCGGGCGATCGAGGCGTTCGGCGATGCCCGGTCGCGGGAGCCGATGTGTGTGCTGCCCGCCGAGCATCTGCTGGCGGTGGGCTTCGAAATCACCCGCCCGCATCCCGCGTTCCCCCGGCTGCGGCTCGAACTGCGCCGGGCCGTCTCCTGGCGCACGGACATGGAGCTGGCGCTCGACCGGCTGCTCGGCGGTCCCAAGCCGATCCCGGCTCTCGGGCGGTCCTGA
- the yidC gene encoding membrane protein insertase YidC, producing the protein MNSILSPLYWVVTQIIVQFHRLYSLVFDEDSGWAWGLSIVSLVIVVRIALIPLFVKQIKATRNMQALQPRMKKIQERYKNDRQRQSEEMMKLYRETGTNPLSSCLPILAQSPFFIALFQVLSHIAGNDKVGVLTQEQVVSARQATIFGAPIATRFMDGAEKVASLGATLTEVRTVTIIMIVLMSASQFYTQRQLMTKNVDLTVKTPFMNQQKMLMYVFPLMFAVFGINFPVGVLIYWLTTNVWSMGQQLFVINRNPTPGSLAFQERQERLRKKGKLKEEPAAVEDEKAAEAARAVRTQPKRQSKSQRQSGPAAQAQPAKKQQQSKKTPPGKPGKPSAKSKK; encoded by the coding sequence ATCAACTCGATCCTCAGTCCCCTCTACTGGGTAGTCACCCAGATCATCGTCCAGTTCCATCGCCTCTACAGCCTCGTCTTCGACGAGGACAGCGGCTGGGCGTGGGGTCTGTCGATCGTCTCCCTGGTGATCGTGGTCCGGATCGCGCTGATTCCGCTCTTCGTCAAGCAGATCAAGGCGACGCGGAACATGCAGGCGCTCCAGCCACGGATGAAGAAGATCCAGGAGCGGTACAAGAATGACCGGCAGCGTCAGTCCGAGGAGATGATGAAGCTGTATCGGGAGACGGGCACCAACCCGCTCTCGAGCTGCCTTCCGATCCTCGCGCAGTCGCCGTTCTTCATCGCCCTCTTCCAGGTCCTGAGCCACATCGCGGGTAACGACAAGGTCGGCGTGCTCACGCAGGAGCAGGTCGTCAGTGCCCGGCAGGCGACGATCTTCGGGGCGCCGATCGCGACCCGGTTCATGGACGGCGCGGAGAAGGTCGCGAGCCTGGGGGCCACGCTGACCGAGGTCCGGACGGTCACGATCATCATGATCGTGCTGATGTCGGCCTCGCAGTTCTACACCCAGCGTCAGCTCATGACGAAGAACGTCGACCTCACGGTCAAGACGCCGTTCATGAACCAGCAGAAGATGCTGATGTACGTCTTCCCGCTGATGTTCGCCGTCTTCGGCATCAACTTCCCGGTCGGCGTGCTGATCTACTGGCTGACCACCAACGTGTGGTCGATGGGCCAGCAGCTCTTCGTGATCAACCGCAACCCCACTCCGGGCAGCCTCGCCTTCCAGGAGCGTCAGGAGCGGCTGCGGAAGAAGGGCAAGCTCAAGGAGGAGCCGGCCGCGGTGGAGGACGAGAAAGCCGCCGAGGCCGCCCGTGCCGTCCGTACGCAGCCGAAGCGGCAGTCGAAGTCGCAGCGCCAGTCCGGCCCGGCGGCGCAGGCCCAGCCGGCCAAGAAACAGCAGCAGAGCAAGAAGACCCCGCCGGGCAAGCCCGGCAAGCCGTCAGCGAAAAGCAAGAAGTAG
- a CDS encoding protein kinase family protein, whose translation MDPEDTQAAGPSADGPTDEDTEHTEHTEGIQGTGNTDGTGAAEGPPEASLPPEPHSGYRLAKRYRLEECITRLDGFSGWRAVDEKLRRAVGVHVLPVGHERSDAVLSAARSAALVGDLRFVQVLDAAEEHGLVHVIHEWLPDAVPLSTVLHTGPLDPFEVYALASQVSQAMAAAHRKDLAHLRLTPATVLRTGPGQFRIRGLAVDAALRGITSREPRRADTEAIGALLYAALTQRWPYGDGAYGLRGVAGLGKGSRDPLATPEQVRAGVHRGLSELAMRALDNNGATAASHELPFTTPEELSQTLATLPRIPPPDPTPTDLVGYQHTTYQRGTLTAHRASAVPPAGAVGTAAVMPALPGRTGAALKWGVSALLIAALGLGSWQLADALLKGDAPAEASSPAAPPAAGEDDPPVPELVTIEDVTEFDPYASGSGGQNPEDTPHTIDGDPASYWQTSNYYGPSFGNLKPGLGLVLDLGESRRVSSITVDAIGETTVEFRAAPGADSVPATIDGFTSLAEDTGDSLTLSAETPVETRFVLVWLTELPQGSDGNYRGRITNIAVAE comes from the coding sequence ATGGACCCTGAGGACACCCAGGCTGCCGGCCCCTCGGCCGACGGGCCGACGGACGAGGACACCGAGCACACCGAGCACACCGAAGGCATCCAGGGCACCGGGAATACCGACGGTACCGGCGCCGCCGAGGGTCCCCCGGAAGCCTCTCTGCCGCCCGAGCCGCACAGCGGTTACCGACTCGCCAAGCGCTACCGGCTTGAGGAGTGCATCACCCGACTGGACGGCTTCAGCGGTTGGCGTGCCGTCGACGAGAAGTTGCGCCGAGCCGTCGGCGTCCATGTGCTGCCCGTCGGTCACGAGCGCTCCGACGCCGTTCTCAGCGCAGCCCGCTCCGCCGCCCTGGTCGGCGATCTGCGCTTTGTGCAGGTTCTCGACGCCGCCGAGGAGCACGGCCTCGTCCATGTCATCCACGAGTGGCTGCCGGACGCCGTTCCGCTCAGCACGGTCCTGCACACCGGTCCCCTCGACCCCTTCGAGGTCTACGCGCTCGCCAGCCAGGTGTCCCAGGCGATGGCCGCCGCCCACCGCAAAGACCTCGCGCACCTGAGGCTGACCCCGGCCACCGTGCTGCGCACCGGCCCCGGCCAGTTCCGCATCCGCGGCCTCGCCGTCGACGCCGCGCTCCGCGGGATCACCTCGCGCGAGCCGCGCCGCGCCGACACCGAGGCCATCGGTGCCCTGCTGTACGCCGCCCTGACGCAGCGCTGGCCCTACGGCGACGGCGCGTACGGTCTGAGAGGCGTGGCGGGCCTCGGAAAGGGCTCCCGCGACCCGCTGGCCACCCCGGAACAGGTCCGGGCGGGCGTCCACCGCGGGCTCTCCGAGCTCGCCATGCGCGCCCTGGACAACAACGGCGCCACCGCGGCCAGCCACGAGCTGCCCTTCACCACCCCGGAAGAGCTCAGCCAGACCCTCGCGACCCTCCCCCGCATCCCGCCGCCGGATCCCACCCCGACCGACCTGGTGGGCTACCAACACACCACCTATCAGCGCGGCACCCTGACCGCTCACCGCGCCTCCGCTGTCCCCCCCGCCGGGGCGGTCGGCACGGCGGCTGTGATGCCCGCCCTGCCCGGCCGTACCGGGGCCGCCCTCAAGTGGGGCGTCTCCGCGCTCCTCATCGCCGCACTGGGCCTCGGAAGCTGGCAGCTCGCGGACGCCCTTCTGAAGGGCGATGCCCCGGCCGAGGCGTCCTCGCCGGCGGCCCCGCCCGCCGCCGGCGAGGACGACCCGCCCGTCCCGGAGCTGGTGACCATCGAGGACGTCACCGAGTTCGACCCCTATGCGAGCGGCAGCGGGGGCCAGAACCCGGAGGACACCCCGCACACCATCGACGGCGACCCCGCGTCCTATTGGCAGACGAGCAACTACTACGGCCCGTCGTTCGGCAACCTCAAGCCCGGTCTCGGCCTCGTCCTGGACCTGGGCGAATCCCGGCGGGTCTCCTCCATCACCGTCGACGCCATCGGTGAGACCACGGTCGAATTCCGCGCGGCCCCCGGAGCCGACAGCGTGCCCGCCACCATCGACGGCTTCACGTCCCTCGCCGAGGACACCGGAGACTCGCTGACCCTCAGCGCGGAGACCCCGGTCGAGACACGGTTCGTTCTCGTCTGGCTGACCGAGCTGCCCCAGGGCAGCGATGGCAACTACCGTGGCCGCATCACGAACATCGCCGTCGCCGAATAG
- the yidD gene encoding membrane protein insertion efficiency factor YidD, with the protein MKYPLLLLIKLYQWTISPLLGPVCRYYPSCSHYGYTAIHRHGAVRGAALTVWRILRCNPWSRGGVDHVPPRKRPVWHRRLRDRVLPRTLSHASPGGAPDNAQGA; encoded by the coding sequence ATGAAGTACCCACTGCTGCTGCTGATCAAGCTGTATCAGTGGACGATCAGTCCGCTGCTGGGGCCGGTCTGCCGTTATTACCCGTCGTGCTCTCATTACGGGTACACCGCCATCCACCGGCACGGTGCCGTCAGGGGGGCTGCGCTCACCGTCTGGCGCATCCTCCGCTGCAACCCCTGGTCCCGTGGAGGAGTCGATCATGTCCCGCCACGGAAGCGCCCGGTATGGCACCGGCGGCTGCGCGACCGTGTGCTGCCCCGGACCCTGTCCCACGCCTCGCCCGGGGGTGCCCCCGACAATGCCCAAGGAGCCTGA